A DNA window from Oscillatoria salina IIICB1 contains the following coding sequences:
- a CDS encoding AAA-like domain-containing protein, whose translation MSDRTGLAVNTVIKIYAREVGVDRNSLKKCFRAFNLILEPSDYSLRFPQTDEVEKSHTPRKQEKDIEPELPVGQVPLDSPFYVEREPIESECYQTILQPGALIRIQAPRRMGKTSLMARILHKAAEQDYRTVSIDFQLVDREIVQDLDKFLRWFCANVGLGMQLENQIEEYWDELFGSQVSCKRYFEQYLLAKIDKPIALALDDIDRLFVYPKLASDFFVLLRTWHEEAKNREIWRKLRLVVVHSAEIYIPLSANKSPFNVGLPIELPPFNREQVQYLAKQQGLDWSVENAQQLTAFVNGNPCLIRIALYQIGRGNATLEQVLQTSSLSAGIYGDRLQRELWNLQQEPELLAAFVRVVNSNTPVELDLVEASKLASMGLVNLQGNLATISCELYKQYFGDRFSSS comes from the coding sequence ATGAGCGATCGCACCGGGTTAGCTGTGAATACTGTTATAAAAATATACGCTCGCGAAGTTGGGGTCGATCGCAATAGTTTAAAAAAGTGTTTCCGTGCTTTTAATCTGATTCTGGAGCCAAGTGATTATTCCTTGAGGTTTCCTCAAACTGACGAAGTTGAAAAATCCCATACCCCACGCAAACAAGAAAAAGACATCGAGCCTGAATTACCAGTAGGTCAAGTTCCCTTAGATTCACCCTTTTATGTGGAGCGTGAGCCAATTGAATCTGAGTGCTACCAAACAATTTTGCAACCAGGAGCGCTGATTCGCATCCAAGCTCCCAGACGGATGGGCAAAACCTCCCTGATGGCAAGAATTCTCCACAAAGCAGCCGAGCAAGATTATCGAACAGTTTCGATCGATTTTCAGTTAGTAGATAGAGAGATCGTCCAAGATTTAGATAAATTCTTGCGGTGGTTCTGCGCCAATGTTGGTTTAGGTATGCAACTGGAAAATCAGATTGAAGAATATTGGGATGAGCTTTTTGGCAGTCAGGTTAGCTGCAAGAGGTACTTCGAGCAGTATCTGCTGGCGAAAATAGATAAGCCGATCGCGTTAGCTTTAGACGATATCGATCGCTTATTTGTTTATCCTAAGCTGGCAAGCGACTTTTTTGTCCTTTTGCGAACTTGGCACGAGGAAGCGAAAAATCGGGAAATTTGGCGAAAACTACGTTTAGTCGTGGTACACTCGGCTGAAATATATATTCCTCTGAGTGCTAATAAATCACCCTTTAACGTGGGACTACCGATCGAACTACCGCCATTTAATCGCGAGCAAGTGCAGTATTTAGCTAAACAGCAAGGATTGGATTGGTCAGTTGAAAATGCCCAACAACTGACGGCTTTCGTAAATGGGAATCCCTGTTTAATACGCATAGCTCTTTATCAGATCGGGCGCGGTAATGCCACTCTAGAGCAGGTTTTGCAAACATCTTCTCTTTCAGCCGGAATTTATGGCGATCGCCTACAACGAGAACTGTGGAACCTACAACAAGAGCCAGAATTGTTAGCAGCATTTGTGCGAGTTGTCAATAGCAATACACCTGTAGAGTTAGATTTAGTGGAGGCATCGAAATTGGCAAGTATGGGATTGGTAAATTTACAAGGCAATCTGGCGACGATAAGTTGCGAATTGTACAAGCAGTATTTTGGCGATCGTTTTAGTAGCAGTTGA